The Mycolicibacterium flavescens genomic interval CTGGTTGACACAGCCGTCCCAGGACAACGCCCAACCTGCCCAAGCGGAGGAACCCGCGGCGACCACCCAGCCACAGCCGACGGCCACGTCCGAGGACGATGCGCGGCTGCTCCGACTGCTGCCGAAGGGCTACCGCGCCGGCGCGTGTGAACCGACGCAGGCACCCGAAGGTGTTCTGTCGCAGGTGAAATGCGCCCAGAACGACGATCCCGACGGCCCGGTGTCGGCGACATTCAGCCTCGTCGGAGACAGCATGGGGCTCGAAAAGGTCTTCAACGAGACGATCTCGGCCGCTAACAGAGTCGATTGCCCCGGCAATATCCAGTCGCCGGGACCGTGGCGGCGCAACGCCACGCCGGACAGCGTCAGCGGACAGCTCTACTGCGGCCTCGTGGACGGTCAACCGACCGTGGTCTGGACCGACGAGGAGAGAAAGACGGTCAGCGCCGTCCAAGCGGGGCCGGATGGCCCGACCTTTCCACGGCTGTACGCGTGGTGGTCATCGCACTCGTGACGACGCTGACCGTATGACCGGTAGGCGATCCGCTTACGGAGTCGGGACCGGGGTGTAGGTGGTCGGGGTCTGCACCTGGTCACCTGCGGGCAGCGGGGTGCCCTGGCTTCCCGCGGGCTGCGCAACGCCCTCGGTGCCGGCCGGGGCCGGGGTGCCTTGCGCGGGTTGTGCCGGGGTGCCCTCCGCAGGTTGTGCGGGGACGCCCTGCGCGGGTTGTGCGGGGGTGCCCTCAGCCGGCGCGATCGGAGTGCCCTGGCTGCCCTCGGCGATCGGGGTGCCCTGGCTGCCCTCGGGTGCCTCGGCGCCCGTCGCGGCCGGTGCGGCGGTGGTGCCCTCCGGTGCGGCGGCGGTGCCCTCCGGAGCCTCGGTCGCCGGTGCCTCCGCGGGTGCGGTGCTGCCGGTGCCGTACGACGTCGACGGCGAGGACGTGCTCGTGCTCGAGCTTGTGGCCGGCTTGGTCCACACCAACAGATCCTGTCCGCCGGCGTTGTAGACCACGCTGTCGGGCGTCGCGCCGGTGACGTCGAAGTAGACCTTGCCGGACGTCTCCTGTCCCTGAGCCAACGTCGAGGGGTTCACGCCCTGCGGTGTGGCAACTTCGAACAGCGAGCGGTACGTCTGGCCGTCAGCGGCCCGGGCAACCAGATTCGCCACGATCGGCGTCGCCGATCCCTGGATCGCCTGGTCTGTCGCCGTTGCCTCCCACAGCGTGCCGGTCACCGGGAAGGGGATGACGTCGCTACTGGGCTGGAGGTTGGCGATCGTCCAGCCCTGGATGACGGCGCCGTCGACCAACTTGCCCTGGGTTCCGAGTGTCTGGGTCTGAACTGTCGGCCCGGCCGGCGGCGTGGCCTCGGGCTCGGCGGCTGCAAAAGGTGCCGCGATGAATCCCGCCGTCGCGGTTGCTGCCAACATGCTGCTGATCTTGCTGATCTTCATGATGTGCTCCTGACTCGTCCGACAATTGGGATGGTCAACGCAGAAAACTATCAGGCCGCGAATTGTTTGGGTAATCCGGATCGGTTGAAGCAGTTCGTAATACGATCCGAACTAATCGCCCACAGCAATCGAACTTTCGTGCACGTAAGACATATGGCGTTGTGTTTCAGGAATATTCGAACTAAACGGCAAACACGCTATTTCGTCGCCGAGGCGTGGCGGATTCGACCGTGAGAAATTAAGTCCACCATGGTGCAAAGTGCACTGCACCACGCGGCGAATGAAAGCGACGCACTAGGCCGGAGTCAGCTCCACACCGGCGAGAGCCACCGCATCGTCGCGCTCAGGTGCGGTCACGGTGGCGACAAAGCCGTCGCCCTCCTTCCACACGCTGGCCTTTAGCGTCTCGCCGGGGAACACCACACCGGCGAACCGCGCACCGTAGCTGCCCACCCGCGCGGTGTCACCGTCGAGCAGGGTGTCGACCATCGCCTTGCACGTCATGCCGTACGTGCACAACCCATGCAGGATCGGGCGCGGAAATCCCGCCGCGGCCGCGAAGTCGGGGTCGGAGTGCAGCGGGTTGCGATCCCCGCACATCCGGTACAGCAACGCCTGCTGCGGCGACGTGGGTATCGCGATCTCGAAGTCCGGTGCGCGCTGCGGAGGCTCAGAAGACCCCGACGGTCCCCGCTCGCCGCCGAAACCGCCTTCGCCGCGCGCGAAGATCGAGCGCTTCTGAGTCCACAACGGGGTGCCGTCGGGCGCCGTCACCGTGGTCTCCGACCAGATGACCGCGGCCTTGCCCTTGTCCCAGATGTCGGTGAAGCGCGTGACGGCGATACCGGTCCCGGACTGTGGAATCGGGCCCGGAACCGACACCGCCTCGCTGGCGTGCAGCACCTTGGCAAGCTCGATGTCGATACCGGGAAACTGCACCGTCGGTGGGTCCGTCATGTGGAAGCTCTGCGCCACGTTGCCGAATGTCGGTAGCACCTGCGGCGTTTCGTCGGTCAGGTAGCGCAGCTCGCGCTTGTCCATCGGGTCGGCACCTGCGCCGAGCCCGAGGTGGTAGAGCTGAATGTCGCTGCTGGTCCAGGAAAACTCGGCCGCGGGAAGCTCGGCGCCGAGCGCCTCGTCGAGATTGATGGGCATGCGTCAAGCCTTTCCGGCGATGTGTAGCGCTGCAAGGTATCCGAACGTCATCGCCGGACCGATGGTCCCACCCGGGCCCGGGTAGGTGTGGCCCATCACCGGAGCGCTGACATTGCCCGCAGCATAGAGTCCCTCGATCACCGAGCCGTCGTCGCGCAGAGCACGGCCCTGCACGTCGGTCACCACGCCGCCCTTGGTACCAAGGTCGCCGGGCACCATCTTGGCCGCGTAGTAAGGCGGATGCGTGATCTCGCCGAGGTTCGGATTGGGCTTGTTGGTCGGATCGCCGTAATACCGGTCGTAAGCGCTTTCGCCGCGCCTGAAGTCCTCGTCCACGCCCGAGCGCGCGAAGCCGTTGAAGCGCTCGACGGTGGCCTTGAAGGCATCGACCGGCAGGCCGGTCTTTTCGGCCAGTTCCTCGAGCGTGCCCGCCGTGACGATCACGCCCGATTCCAACCACTTCTTCGGAATCCGCTGTCCCGGTTGCAAACCGGCGAAGATATAACGGTCGCGGTACTGCTGATCGAACACCAGCCAAGCCGGGATGTTCTCGCCGGGCCCCGGACCCTGGCCGTACTGCCCGCCGTACATGTGGTGGCATGCCTCGACGTAGGGCATCGACTCGTTCATGAACCGTTTGCCCGCCATGTTGACGATGATCGAGCCCGGCGAGTTGCGTTCTGACAGCGCGAACCACGGGGCGCCGACCAGCGGCACCGTCGGCCCCCACCAGGCGTCCTCCATGACATCGAGTGCAGCGCCCAACTTCTCGGCCGCGATGATGCCGTCGCCGGTGTTGGCCTTGGCGCCGACCGTCCATTCGGTGGTGATCGGGGCACGCTGGTACTTGACCCGCATCTGCTCGTTGTGTTCGAAGCCGCCCGAGCCGAGGATGACGCCGCGGCGGGCCCGGATCAGTTCGGGTTCAGCGGATTCCGGTGCGCTGGCATCGCGTACGTAGATGCCGCGCACGACACCGTCCTCGACATAGAGGTCGGTCAGCGCGGTGTTCAGTCGAACCGGCACACCGGCTTCGCGCAGGCCGATGCGCAGCGGCGCGATCAACGCGCGGCCCATCCCGACCAGGTTCTTGCCGGTGGCCTTGGCCCACATCGTGCGCGCGCCGACCTTAAGGCTGCGCAGCACACCGCGCGGGTGCCGCTTGAGCTGGTTGAGCCGGACGTAATCCTGCTGCATGACAACCACGTTCAGCGGGACCTTGCCGTAGGGCGGCTCCAGCCCGGCAAGGTCTGGACCTAGCTTCTTGGCATCGAAGGGCTTCGGTTCGACCGAACGACCCGTCGGCTTGCCGCCCGGGGTCTCGGGGTAGTAGTCGGAGTAGCCCGGCACCCAGCACAGCTTGAGCGGTGAGTGCTTGAGCACGAAGGTCAACATCTCCGGGCCGCGATCGAGATAGGTGTCGATCTTCTCGGCGGGGACGACGTCGCCGATGATGTGGTGCAGGTACGTGCGGGCGGCGTCGGGAGTGTCTTTGACGCCGTCGCGCTTGAGGACCTCGTTGTTCGGGATCCAGACGCCACCACCTGACCGCGCAGTGGAACCACCGTAGTGCGGAGCCTTCTCGACGACTACTGTGGAAAGTCCCTGGTGGGCTGCGGTGAGCGCGGCGACCATACCGGCTGCGCCGCTGCCCACCACAATGACGTCGTACTCCTGACCAGTCATGTAGAACACGTTATAGAATTGCCCGGCCGACCCACAACCGCGCCGGTCAACAGAACAAGGGGACTTCATAAGGATGCTCAGTGATCAGGTGCGCCAGCAGCTCGCCGCCGATCTCGCCCAGGCCGAGCGCAGCAAGGTTGCCATCCCGCCTCTGACCGACGGTCATCCGGACATGGACGTGGTCGATGCCTACGAGATACAGCTGCTCAACATCCGGCAGCGGGTCGCCGAAGGCGCCACGGTCATCGGCCACAAGGTCGGGCTGTCATCGAAGGCCATGCAGCAGATGATGAACGTCGACGAACCCGATTACGGCCACCTGCTCGACGACATGGCCGTCCACGAGGACACCCCCGTCAAGTCAGCCGACTACCTCTATCCCCGCGTCGAGGTGGAGGTTGGATTCATCCTGGCCGACGATCTGCCCGGTGAAGGTTGCACCGAGGACGACGTCCTGGCAGCGACGGCCGCCTTCGCACCCGCCATCGAGTTGATCGACACCCGCATCACTGACTGGAAGATCAAACTCTGCGACACCATCGCCGACAACGCGTCCTCGGCGGGCTGGGTGCTGGGCGAGAACCGGGTTTCGCCGAAGGACATCGACATTACCGCGATCGACGCCGTGCTGACCCGCAACGGCGAGGTGGTGGCGAAGGGCCGCAGCGACGCGGTGCTGGGTAATCCGGTGACCGCGGTGGCGTGGCTGGCGCGCAAGGTCGACAGCTTCGGTGTCCGCCTCAAGGCCGGTGACATCGTGTTACCCGGCTCGTGCACCAAGGCGTTCGACGCCACCCCCGGCGCCGATTACGTCGCAGACTTCGCCGGGCTCGGCTCGGTCCATCTGAGTTTCGAATAGGAGCGTCATGCCTAAAGCAAGCGTCGCGATCGTCGGGTCGGGCAACATCAGCACCGATCTGCTGTACAAACTGCTGCGTTCGGAGTGGCTGGAACCGCGCTGGATGATCGGCATCGACCCGGAGAGCGAGGGCCTGGCACGCGCCCGCAAGCTCGGGCTGGAGACCTCACACGAAGGGGTCGACTGGCTGCTGGCCCAAAGCGAGAAACCCGACATGGTCTTCGAGGCCACCAGCGCCTACGTGCACCGAGACGCCGCGCCGAAATACGCCGACGCCGGGATCCGCGCGATCGACCTGACACCCGCGGCCATTGGGCCCGGTGTGATCCCGCCGGCCAACCTGCGCGATCACCTCGACGCGCCGAACGTCAACATGGTCACCTGCGGCGGGCAGGCGACCATCCCGATCGTGTACGCGGTTTCTCGCGCGGTAGAGGTGCCCTACGCCGAGATCGTGGCGTCGGTGTCGTCGGCGTCGGCCGGCCCGGGCACGCGCGCCAACATCGACGAGTTCACCAAGACCACCAGCGCTGGTGTGCAGAACATCGGCGGCGCCCAGCGGGGCAAGGCGATCATCATCCTCAACCCGGCCGAGCCGCCGATGATCATGCGCGACACCATCTTCTGCGCGATCCCCGAGGACGCCGACCACGACGCGATCACGCAGTCGATCAAGGATGTGGTTGCCGAGGTGCAGACCTACGTGCCCGGCTACCGGCTACTCAACGAACCGCAGTTCGACGAGCCGTCGGTGGTCAACGGTGGTCAGCACGTCGTCACCACGTTCATCGAAGTCGAGGGTGCGGGCGACTACCTGCCGCCCTACGCTGGAAACCTGGACATCATGACCGCCGCGGCGGCCAAGGTCGGCGAGGAAATCGCGAAGGAATCGCTGGCTGTGCAGGCAGGAGGCCAGGCATGAGCACGCAGGAGATCTACTTCAACCCGATCTGGGACGTCCGGATGACGGACACGTCGCTGCGCGACGGCAGCCACCACAAGCGGCACCAGTTCACCAAGGACGAAGTGCACGCGATCGTCGCGGCCCTGGACGCCGCCGGTGTGCCGGTCATCGAGGTGACCCATGGCGACGGTCTCGGCGGGTCGAGCTTCAACTACGGCTTCTCGAAAACCCCCGAGCAGGAGCTGATCAAGCTGGCCGCCGAGACGGCCACCGAATCCAAGATCGCGTTCCTGATGCTGCCGGGCGTGGGGACCAAGGAGGACATCAAGGAGGCGCAGAACAACGGCGGCTCGATCTGCCGGATCGCCACCCACTGCACCGAGGCCGACGTCTCGATCCAGCACTTCGGGCTGGCCCGCGAACTGGGCCTGGAGACCGTCGGCTTCCTGATGATGAGCCACACGATCCCGCCGGAGAAGCTCGCCAAGCAAGCGCGCATCATGGCCGACGCCGGCTGTCAGTGCGTGTACGTGGTCGACTCAGCGGGCGCCCTGGTGCTCGAAGGCGTACGGGACCGGGTCGCGGCGCTGGTGGCGGAGCTGGGCGACGATGCGCAAGTCGGTTTTCATGGCCACGAGAACCTCGGCCTCGGTGTCGCGAACTCGATCGAGGCAGTGCGTGCGGGCGCCAAGCAGATCGACGGGTCGTGCCGCCGGTTCGGCGCGGGTGCGGGTAACGCGCCGGTGGAGGCGCTGATCGGCGTGTTCGACAAGATCGGTGTCAAGACCGGTATCGACTTCTTCGACATCGCCGATGCGGCCGAGGAGGTTGTCGCACCGGCGATGCCGGCCGAGTGCCTGCTGGACCGCAACGCGCTGATCATGGGCTACTCGGGTGTGTACTCCAGCTTTCTCAAGCACGCCATCCGCCAGTCCGAGCGCTACGGCGTGCCCGCGCACAAGCTGCTGCACCGTGCGGGCCAGCGCAAGCTGATCGGGGGCCAGGAGGATCAGCTGATCGACATCGCGCTGGAGATCAAGCGCGAACAGGACGCCGCCAAGACCGGCTAGCTCGCCTGCAGCCGTCGCACCCGGGGCGGTACTACGCTCACGATCGCGCGGTCCTTTCCGGTTCGATCGCCTCTGACGACGGAGATGCCCTGAGCGACCACCTGACGGCAGTCGCCGCCGCGGCCCGCGTCGCCGACCTCAAGCCCCGCGCCCGCGGCTGGATCCATCTCGGTGCGGCTGGCATCGCGGCGGTGGCAGGGGCGGCGCTCGTATCGGTCGCATGGACCGCCGGGTCACCGCGAGCGGGCGGGGCCGCGCTCGTCTACGTCGTCGCGATGGTCGCCATGTTCTGCGTCAGTGCGACGTACCACCGCGTGACCTGGGTGTCCGCGGCCGCCGAGAAGTGGATGATGCGTCTTGACCATTCGGCGGTGTTCGTGTTCATCGCGGCCACCTACACCCCGCTGGCGCTGATCGCCATGCCGCCGCGCAGTGGGGTGATCATGCTGACCATCGTGTGGATGGGGGCGACCGCCGGCGT includes:
- the bphJ gene encoding acetaldehyde dehydrogenase; the protein is MPKASVAIVGSGNISTDLLYKLLRSEWLEPRWMIGIDPESEGLARARKLGLETSHEGVDWLLAQSEKPDMVFEATSAYVHRDAAPKYADAGIRAIDLTPAAIGPGVIPPANLRDHLDAPNVNMVTCGGQATIPIVYAVSRAVEVPYAEIVASVSSASAGPGTRANIDEFTKTTSAGVQNIGGAQRGKAIIILNPAEPPMIMRDTIFCAIPEDADHDAITQSIKDVVAEVQTYVPGYRLLNEPQFDEPSVVNGGQHVVTTFIEVEGAGDYLPPYAGNLDIMTAAAAKVGEEIAKESLAVQAGGQA
- a CDS encoding serine/threonine protein kinase, yielding MSPRQVQRRSSAKTVVIGAAVVGVVVAVGAVIFWLTQPSQDNAQPAQAEEPAATTQPQPTATSEDDARLLRLLPKGYRAGACEPTQAPEGVLSQVKCAQNDDPDGPVSATFSLVGDSMGLEKVFNETISAANRVDCPGNIQSPGPWRRNATPDSVSGQLYCGLVDGQPTVVWTDEERKTVSAVQAGPDGPTFPRLYAWWSSHS
- the xylJ gene encoding 4-oxalocrotonate decarboxylase, with product MLSDQVRQQLAADLAQAERSKVAIPPLTDGHPDMDVVDAYEIQLLNIRQRVAEGATVIGHKVGLSSKAMQQMMNVDEPDYGHLLDDMAVHEDTPVKSADYLYPRVEVEVGFILADDLPGEGCTEDDVLAATAAFAPAIELIDTRITDWKIKLCDTIADNASSAGWVLGENRVSPKDIDITAIDAVLTRNGEVVAKGRSDAVLGNPVTAVAWLARKVDSFGVRLKAGDIVLPGSCTKAFDATPGADYVADFAGLGSVHLSFE
- the bphI gene encoding 4-hydroxy-2-ketovalerate aldolase, with amino-acid sequence MSTQEIYFNPIWDVRMTDTSLRDGSHHKRHQFTKDEVHAIVAALDAAGVPVIEVTHGDGLGGSSFNYGFSKTPEQELIKLAAETATESKIAFLMLPGVGTKEDIKEAQNNGGSICRIATHCTEADVSIQHFGLARELGLETVGFLMMSHTIPPEKLAKQARIMADAGCQCVYVVDSAGALVLEGVRDRVAALVAELGDDAQVGFHGHENLGLGVANSIEAVRAGAKQIDGSCRRFGAGAGNAPVEALIGVFDKIGVKTGIDFFDIADAAEEVVAPAMPAECLLDRNALIMGYSGVYSSFLKHAIRQSERYGVPAHKLLHRAGQRKLIGGQEDQLIDIALEIKREQDAAKTG
- a CDS encoding acyl dehydratase, yielding MPINLDEALGAELPAAEFSWTSSDIQLYHLGLGAGADPMDKRELRYLTDETPQVLPTFGNVAQSFHMTDPPTVQFPGIDIELAKVLHASEAVSVPGPIPQSGTGIAVTRFTDIWDKGKAAVIWSETTVTAPDGTPLWTQKRSIFARGEGGFGGERGPSGSSEPPQRAPDFEIAIPTSPQQALLYRMCGDRNPLHSDPDFAAAAGFPRPILHGLCTYGMTCKAMVDTLLDGDTARVGSYGARFAGVVFPGETLKASVWKEGDGFVATVTAPERDDAVALAGVELTPA
- a CDS encoding FHA domain-containing protein, which translates into the protein MKISKISSMLAATATAGFIAAPFAAAEPEATPPAGPTVQTQTLGTQGKLVDGAVIQGWTIANLQPSSDVIPFPVTGTLWEATATDQAIQGSATPIVANLVARAADGQTYRSLFEVATPQGVNPSTLAQGQETSGKVYFDVTGATPDSVVYNAGGQDLLVWTKPATSSSTSTSSPSTSYGTGSTAPAEAPATEAPEGTAAAPEGTTAAPAATGAEAPEGSQGTPIAEGSQGTPIAPAEGTPAQPAQGVPAQPAEGTPAQPAQGTPAPAGTEGVAQPAGSQGTPLPAGDQVQTPTTYTPVPTP
- the ksdD_1 gene encoding succinate dehydrogenase/fumarate reductase flavoprotein subunit translates to MKSPCSVDRRGCGSAGQFYNVFYMTGQEYDVIVVGSGAAGMVAALTAAHQGLSTVVVEKAPHYGGSTARSGGGVWIPNNEVLKRDGVKDTPDAARTYLHHIIGDVVPAEKIDTYLDRGPEMLTFVLKHSPLKLCWVPGYSDYYPETPGGKPTGRSVEPKPFDAKKLGPDLAGLEPPYGKVPLNVVVMQQDYVRLNQLKRHPRGVLRSLKVGARTMWAKATGKNLVGMGRALIAPLRIGLREAGVPVRLNTALTDLYVEDGVVRGIYVRDASAPESAEPELIRARRGVILGSGGFEHNEQMRVKYQRAPITTEWTVGAKANTGDGIIAAEKLGAALDVMEDAWWGPTVPLVGAPWFALSERNSPGSIIVNMAGKRFMNESMPYVEACHHMYGGQYGQGPGPGENIPAWLVFDQQYRDRYIFAGLQPGQRIPKKWLESGVIVTAGTLEELAEKTGLPVDAFKATVERFNGFARSGVDEDFRRGESAYDRYYGDPTNKPNPNLGEITHPPYYAAKMVPGDLGTKGGVVTDVQGRALRDDGSVIEGLYAAGNVSAPVMGHTYPGPGGTIGPAMTFGYLAALHIAGKA